Proteins encoded within one genomic window of Triticum aestivum cultivar Chinese Spring chromosome 2D, IWGSC CS RefSeq v2.1, whole genome shotgun sequence:
- the LOC123052860 gene encoding CBL-interacting protein kinase 23 — MVDSSAGGKMSAHGGGGGGRTRVGRYELGRTLGEGTFAKVKFARNVETGENVAIKILDKDKVLKHKMIAQIKREISTMKLIRHPNVIRMYEVMASRTKIYIVMELVTGGELFDKIASRGRLKEDDARKYFQQLINAVDYCHSRGVYHRDLKPENLLLDANGTLKVSDFGLSALSQQVREDGLLHTTCGTPNYVAPEVINNKGYDGAKADLWSCGVILFVLMAGYLPFEDSNLMALYKKIYKADFSCPSWFSTSAKKLIKKILDPNPNSRITIAEVINNEWFKKGYQPPRFETAEVNLDDINSIFNESGDPAQLVVERREERPAVMNAFELISTSQGLNLGTLFEKQTDSVKRETRFASRLPANEILSKIEAAAGPMGFNVQKRNYKLKLQGENPGRKGQLAIATEVFEVTPSLYMVELRKSNGDTLEFHKFYHSISNGLKDVMWKPEGSIAEGDETRHRRSP, encoded by the exons ATGGTTGATTCGAGCGCGGGAGGGAAGATGAGCgcgcacggcggcggtggcggcgggaggaCGCGGGTGGGGAGGTACGAGCTGGGGAGGACGCTCGGGGAAGGGACGTTCGCCAAGGTCAAGTTCGCCAGGAACGTCGAGACCGGCGAGAATGTCGCCATCAAGATCCTCGACAAGGACAAGGTCCTCAAGCACAAGATGATCGCGCAG ATAAAGCGCGAGATCTCCACCATGAAGCTCATCAGGCACCCCAACGTCATCCGCATGTACGAG GTGATGGCCAGCAGGACAAAGATATACATAGTCATGGAGCTTGTCACAGGTGGCGAACTTTTCGACAAAATC GCTTCACGTGGGAGGCTCAAAGAGGACGATGCCAGGAAATATTTCCAGCAGCTCATCAACGCTGTCGACTACTGCCATAGCAGAGGCGTCTATCACCGTGATCTCAAG CCTGAAAATCTTCTGCTTGATGCTAACGGTACTCTCAAGGTGTCCGATTTTGGACTCAGCGCCCTATCGCAGCAAGTCAGA GAGGATGGGCTGCTGCATACGACTTGTGGAACTCCCAATTATGTTGCTCCCGAG GTTATAAACAACAAAGGTTATGATGGAGCCAAGGCTGATCTGTGGTCATGTGGGGTGATTCTCTTTGTCCTCATGGCAGGCTACCTTCCGTTCGAAGATTCAAATCTCATGGCGCTTTACAAGAAG ATATACAAAGCAGACTTCAGTTGCCCATCTTGGTTCTCGACGAGCGCAAAGAAGCTCATCAAGAAGATACTAGATCCTAATCCTAACAGT AGAATAACTATTGCTGAGGTTATTAACAATGAGTGGTTCAAGAAAGGATATCAGCCTCCTAGGTTTGAGACAGCAGAAGTTAATCTGGATGACATTAACTCTATTTTCAATGAATCTGGG GACCCAGCACAACTTGTTGTCGAGAGACGTGAAGAAAGGCCGGCAGTGATGAATGCATTCGAGTTGATCTCTACCTCCCAGGGCCTCAATCTTGGCACACTATTTGAGAAGCAAACG GATTCTGTTAAACGTGAAACACGGTTTGCGTCGAGGCTTCCAGCAAACGAAATATTGTCGAAAATTGAAGCAGCAGCAGGACCCATGGGCTTCAATGTACAGAAGCGCAACTACAAG CTGAAGTTGCAAGGAGAGAATCCTGGAAGGAAAGGTCAGCTGGCAATTGCAACAGAG GTTTTTGAAGTGACACCCTCACTCTACATGGTGGAGCTCCGCAAGTCGAATGGCGATACCCTCGAGTTCCACAAG TTTTACCATAGTATCTCGAATGGCCTGAAGGATGTCATGTGGAAGCCAGAGGGTAGCATAGCCGAAGGCGACGAGACCCGGCACCGGAGGTCTCCGTGA